The genomic interval ATGAAAGATTTTTTTAGATAGTTTGTTTGTATTAAGCATTTACTATGCATGATCCTTTTATGAATTATGAACCTATTTTTAGTTGTGCTATGTATTGAATCCTATTACTTAAGATTTATTACGTATGAGTTACTTTTATCATCTATATTATGTTTAatgatacatttatttataatataatttttcatatactGGTAACTTTCACGAGTCgagttatgatttttatttccttttctatagCTATATTTCACATCATTGGTCATTACTGTGTAGTTGTATCTaatgttattattgttaatgAAGATGATTATATTAACTCACGTGCTAAGAGTATAAGTTAATGACTTTGTTGCATCATTTATGTTAGATCATACCATGATTACTTCACATCTTAGACTATTCTTGTATAAAATTGAGTTGTCTTGTAAGATCTAGTATGTCCCTTGCTATTCGAGATACATGAGACGTTCCTTTGTAATCTTTGGATGAACCAGAAAGGGGTGAGTACATGCAAACATTTCGATACTCAAGTCAGTCAATGTGATTTAGGTAACTCAATTAAAGTGAAAAGATTTCAAGATACCTTTTACATGAAACAAATCACCTTTATATACCTGGTTGGGCTGACCCTTATTAATCATGTTATACTATTTTAGGAAGGTTtagatttttcaataaatactAATGAATGTCTTATCATAACAATAGGTAGGTTCATTGTCATACAGTCAAGGTTGACATGATACTGGTAAATTTTGAACAAGTATGATCACTGCTCTCACATAACTCTATGGTCATGGTTGAGATGATCTCAGTATTATACAATACATAAACTATTTGAGATTTTGAACATGTGAAGATGTGGAATCTAAACAAGAATGATGACAATGTTGAAATTTGGCCAAAGATTAATACTAGTTGCAAGATGCTTTCGAAGAATGTTAGACACATTTCTGATATATACCTTGACTTAATATCTATATAAGTACTTGATGAGATGTTTATCCTAATTCTTTTGGTGGTGATAAATAGAAGTGCATTAAAGGGACATTTGTGGTAgcaaaaaaagagaagtgaaaTGAATGGCTTGGTCACTTGAGTGAACATGACCTTGCAACTTTTGTAAATCAAGGGTTGCAATTTGTTAGAGAAACACCTcttaaaacttattttgataGTCTTGTGGGTATGGAATATAGAGTTCCTTTTTGTACTTATCCTATGTAGAAGACCACATAtctttgatttaattcatgtttATACAACATATGCCatcttattttgtctttttttttattgatgattattctagaaaTGTCTGagcttttgttttgaaattcaaaagcTATAAGTACTTGATGTGTTCAAACATTTACATGCAAGTGTCAAAGGAGTGTTAAAGCACAAAGCAATGATGAATACAAGGTTCTTGTAAACAATATTACAAGGACCATGACATCAAACTTGAGAGAACAATTTCAAAAACACCTCAAAGCAGTGTGGTTGTGGAGAGAATGACTAgcacaattaatgaaagaattaGATGCTTGATGAAAAATTGCCTAAAGTTTTCTAGGACGAGATATTGAAAATTGCAATGGAGTTGATTTACCTTTCCGTTATTCATTCATCTTGATGGTGATATCCTTGAGAAAGTGTGGAAAAGAAACTATGTTTTTCATAGTCATTAAAGGGTATTCGACTTCAAAGAATTTGTTCACTTTCTTACagataaaaatatctaaacttGATGAAAAGTCTATATGGTGGTATCAAAACTAATGATTCATCTTGTAGCTAACTCATAAAAGTTTGTGGGTGAAAATTCCTAGATTGTGGATTCCTTGTATCAAAACACCCAATCAAATTCATAATTATAGTAAATCTAATTTTTTCACCAACTAATGATAAAGATAAATTATGCTAACATTGAAGCAAGTCcttgaaaaatgataaatactTAATAATGTCAACTTGTAAAGATTAGGCGTCCATTTGCTAATAGTTTCAAAGCAAAATTAACATCATACAGTAATTACTCTAAGCAGAATGGATGTTTATTGCATAGACCATTAAAACAAGATTCAATATCcaagtgaaaattgaaaattcagaAGTAAAGCTTAGAGAATAAGAATGTATTTATCCAATTTTACTCACGAACAACACTAATCACTTGTTTTCCGACATTGCGACCACTGAAGAGGCCAACCAAGGCTGCAGGGCCATTCTCAAGACCCTCAGCAATGTCTTCCACATACACAACCTTCCCTTCTCTAATAAGAGGAAGGACAAACTCTAAGAATTTGGGATATAAATGGTAGAAATCAGTTACAAGAAAACCTTCCATTTTAATCCTCTTAAATATGAGATGTGCCAAATTTGTTACACCTTCTGGTTGAGCAAGATTGTACTGTGAGATCATTCCACAAACAGGTATTCGACTATGGAGTCTCATATTTGGGAGTACTGCATCAAGTGTCTTCCCCCCAACATTCTCAAAGTAAATATCAATGCCTTCTGGAAAGTATCTGATGTGTACATTGACATGCAGCAATCATCAACATTTATTGCATGAAAAGATTTACTCAAAATTTCTCTATCAGAAATCTGTTATATCCTAACCTTTTCAAAGTTGCATTGAGGTCAGACTCTTCTTTGTAGTTAAAAGCCTCATCAAATCCTAATTTATTCTTCAACAGATCCACCTGGTTGCAAAACATTCATTTTAGTTCATGAATTTCTAGCCTTGATCATCATACTGCTTTATAACAATGCTTTCTGAAGCAATTCTCTTCATGAGTTTCTTTTACTGATGAAAACAAAACACCTTTTTGaggcataaaatatattttcagagTGAAATTTGTAATACTAAGCATAAATAATAAACTTCATGTACTTTAACTTCTGCAAAAATCTAGAAAAATCAGAAAAGTATGTAACATGCCTAAAGGATTGCATTGCCAGAGAATttataattgaaagaaaaggcTTTGGTGATTGTTATTGTAATTAGGCTAATTGAAAATAGTTGTCTGTAAAACAATACAATGAATATCCAAactgttttgaagctcataatCATTTATCATCTAACAAAAACAATTGAAGAAATACCTTCTCTTTGCTTCCAGCACTTCCAACAACATAGCAACCACTCAACTTGGCAAATTGGCCAACAAGCTGACCAACAGCACCAGAGGCAGCTGAAACATAAACATTTTCTCCTCTTTTGGGAGACCCCAATTCAAAGAAACCACCATAAGCAGTCAATCCTGGCATACCTGTGACCAGAAAGTAAAAAGCTATGGGTCAAAAGGCACAACAAAATTATAGAACACCATGCAAGAACATCAATAAGGTTGCATGCAAGATTGCTGAGATTCATTCAATTTTCTGAATGGAGATTACACTGACATCACTTGCATCATTCACTAGGAAtgaaaacaaattgaaattgttgaatATACATACCAAGAATTCCAGTATAGTAGGAGAGTGGAACATCAGTGTGCTCAATTTTGAAACGTATTTGAGATGAAGGTATCAAACTATACTCTTCCCATTTAGTAGGCCCCCAAACTAAATCACCTTTCTTATAATCTGGATTCCCAGATTCCACCACTTGAGACACACCATTTCCTGCCAATGGCTGCAATCACTCAACAGTTACCACCTAAGTTTATATATGAACAATTACTCTTAAACTTTATCTCTAGAAACTCTCtttattaaattctttaaaagcTACTTTTAGGTTATGCAAAAActattctttattaatattgtttttagttttatttccttctttaaaataaaaataaaaaagagaatctTTTTTCTAGCATTTTGTTCCCAAACATGCTATTATTATCAATTCAATCTTGGGGAACAAGAAGATAATTCTaaagacttaaataaaattctaaagtaTGGAAGAGATTTGTTTAAAGTTAggttaattttaagaattaaaagcACAGGGAGATATAATTGAGAAAGTGAAGTTATGAATTGAACATGATAATAGTAAGATAAGAGTAAAGATTGTGTGGTGAAGAAGAGTGAGTTACAGAGTGAAGCGTGAAGGTGCCAAATCCAACATATCTGTTCTTGGCCATGAAGAGTCGCAGGTACGGATCACATGAGAGGTAGAGATTTTTGAGGAGGACATCAGAGGAACCTTCTGGAAGCTTCAATGTTATGGTTCCTTCGACAATGTTCATGTCTGATTCTTTTGGAAAAGAAACCACATAGTTCTTCAGAATCACTTGCTTGTTCCTCACTTCTGCCATCTCAAAGGTTTATGATGTTTGTGTTAGTTGAGAGTTTTGAATAGGGAATGGCGGATTAGGGAACAAAATGACAGAATGAAGGACAACTGGTTCATGGTCTTATAGTGGTAAGAATGAATGATGCATAAAGCTGCAAACTTTCAGACCATTTTTAGTAATGATTAGGATATggtaacagttttttttttaacaattttttaaatattattattttattgtttcgtatcaatcacaaattattattactatataggtgaataattgtaaaaaattataaaaaaaaatgttaaaaaatatttttcttttacttatatttttagaataattaagagtttatattcatttaatacaaacataataaaataaaatgatcataaaaatttttaaagaaaaagaaaaaaaataaaatgtaaaatatttagatgttttaaagaatattttttaataatttaagtgatgattttttaatgtaataattttgagcatttttcatattttttttacttaatttcatttcttatgTTCGTTTTATGTATTTGTAAAGGTCtcagaaattataaagccatTGGACCCTATATGGAGGCAGCTAGGCCCATAAAC from Vigna radiata var. radiata cultivar VC1973A chromosome 9, Vradiata_ver6, whole genome shotgun sequence carries:
- the LOC106774051 gene encoding 2-alkenal reductase (NADP(+)-dependent)-like, producing the protein MAEVRNKQVILKNYVVSFPKESDMNIVEGTITLKLPEGSSDVLLKNLYLSCDPYLRLFMAKNRYVGFGTFTLHSPLAGNGVSQVVESGNPDYKKGDLVWGPTKWEEYSLIPSSQIRFKIEHTDVPLSYYTGILGMPGLTAYGGFFELGSPKRGENVYVSAASGAVGQLVGQFAKLSGCYVVGSAGSKEKVDLLKNKLGFDEAFNYKEESDLNATLKRYFPEGIDIYFENVGGKTLDAVLPNMRLHSRIPVCGMISQYNLAQPEGVTNLAHLIFKRIKMEGFLVTDFYHLYPKFLEFVLPLIREGKVVYVEDIAEGLENGPAALVGLFSGRNVGKQVISVVRE